One region of Glycine max cultivar Williams 82 chromosome 9, Glycine_max_v4.0, whole genome shotgun sequence genomic DNA includes:
- the LOC100775570 gene encoding uncharacterized protein has protein sequence MTNENTTGIEIDYEYEDCSNSKRPKMTSKVWEEMQRIQTTEGSKVLCRHCGKLLQDNCGTSHLKRHLIICPKRPKPLDIITQDSMPTVCFRGPSSVKDSGLNTVLMVRPLKVEPESQIPCFSQTPNIRVPTAIASIENSPSPVQELHPKTSSALLLPSIESPKNQGELTLDDVEMKAFYASLDAQTSDMSPSQDTAVITELSNSTPCEETKKALTTLKDLLCKDFSDLLHTGQSGSIKSSIEYLSKLSADDGVSAEMRLLILEVSREFTRWSCDYNDASRKIESASTNISKADKLEGNLEANKNEFKEVMSLENELSNQLSCLEKRKKELEEQINAIKANISVFQSAKVTSTKRKREVFEEAKILKVQRDELREQVPHLRNELEVAKKNQAHIRAEWSKLGEKFNKSLNEMNCEHLHGKSIEDCPQENSI, from the exons ATGACAAATGAGAATACAACAGGCATTGAGATAGATTATGAATATGAAGATTGCAGTAATTCTAAGCGCCCAAAAATGACTTCTAAAGTATGGGAAGAAATGCAGCGAATTCAAACCACTGAAGGTAGTAAAGTTCTGTGCAGACACTGCGGAAAACTGTTGCAAGATAACTGTGGGACTTCTCATTTAAAGCGTCATTTGATCATATGCCCTAAGCGTCCTAAACCACTGGATATTATTACTCAAGATTCAATGCCTACAGTGTGTTTTAGAGGTCCCAGTAGTGTCAAAG aTTCTGGATTAAATACAGTGCTTATGGTTCGCCCATTAAAGGTCGAACCTGAATCTCAAATCCCATGTTTTTCTCAGACTCCAAATATTCGAGTTCCAACTGCTATTGCATCCATTGAAAATTCTCCCAGTCCCGTACAAGAACTACATCCAAAAACTAGTTCTGCTCTTTTGCTGCCTAGCATAGAATCTCCCAAGAATCAAGGGGAACTGACTCTGGATGATGTAGAAATGAAAGCATTTTATGCTTCTCTTGATGCCCAGACCTCAGATATGTCACCTTCCCAAGACACCGCTGTCATTACTGAATTATCCAATTCAACACCTTGTGAAGAGACCAAGAAAGCATTGACAACGCTGAAGGACCTTCTTTGCAAAGACTTCTCTGATCTATTGCATACTGGACAATCTGGTTCCATCAAATCTTCCATAGAATACCTTTCCAAGTTGTCTGCAGATGATGGAGTCTCAGCagaaatgaggttgttgataTTAGAAGTTTCAAGAGAATTCACTCGCTGGAGTTGCGACTACAATGATGCCAGTAGGAAAATAGAGTCTGCCAGCACCAACATCTCGAAAGCAGATAAACTAGAAGGAAATCTTGAAGCTAACAAGAACGAGTTCAAGGAAGTTATGTCCTTAGAAAATGAGTTAAGCAACCAGTTATCATGTTTggagaaaaggaagaaagagcTAGAAGAGCAGATAAATGCAATTAAAGCTAACATTTCTGTTTTTCAATCGGCTAAGGTAACAAGTACAAAGAGAAAAAGGGAAGTTTTTGAAGAAGCAAAGATTCTGAAAGTACAAAGAGATGAGTTGAGGGAACAAGTGCCTCACTTGAGAAATGAGTTGGAAGTGGCCAAGAAAAACCAAGCTCATATTCGAGCTGAATGGTCAAAGCTTGgagaaaaatttaacaaaagctTGAATGAGATGAATTGTGAGCACTTGCATGGCAAATCTATCGAGGATTGTCCTCAGGAAAATTCCATTTAA